One Mycolicibacterium sp. TUM20985 genomic window, CCACCAACAGCAACGCCAATGCCGCGTGAACCGCGATCGGGTCGGCGAGCAGGCGTGTTCGCCGCCGAACACGACCCGCCAGCACGGATACCAGGAATCCGGAGAGGACGACGATGAGCGACACCAGCGTCACACCGCCGATCCGCGCGTATGAGGCTAGCGGCCCATCAGCCTGACCGAAACCTACGACGCCCCAAGGAAATCCGCCGAACGGGATACTGCACTTGAGCCACTCGATGCTCACCCAACACGACGCCCACCAGAGCGGCCAGCCAGGGAGTCGGCGCAATGTGACCGCAACGCCGCCGAAGAGAGCGGGGAACAGTGCGCACATCGTGCTGAGGGCGACCCATGGGAGGGCTCCGACGAAGATGCCGGTCCACGGAAGCAGTGGCAGGTAGAACGACAAGCCGAACAGGAACCCGAACCCCATCCCACCGATCGCCGTCGTCGAACGGTCGCCGAGCACCCATGCCAGCAGAGCGAAGCCGACGATCGCGGCGGGCCACACACCGTATGGCGGGAAGCTGGCGCATACGGCCAACCCGGCGGCCACTGCCAACGCGACCCGACACCACTTCGCCCGCATCCAGCTACGGCGATCCCGACACTGGGTGGGCATTCCCGAACGTCGGGTCCGCGTCGTGGACAAGCGCTACCTCCGTGGCCAGGCAGAACGAGCGCGCCCGCCTCGGGACCGGAACATCTCGGATCTCCTCTACGTAGATAGTACGTAAGATGTTGGTGTGACAGTTCCACGACGAAGGACGGGATGACCCTGATGAGGGGGATCGACTCCGCGGCGACCACCCGGCGCAGGGGCATCTGGTGGACGACGGTGGCATTGTTGACCACCGCAGGCGTGGTCCTCGGCGTGAGCGCGTGCGGCGGTCCGACGCCGCCGCCCCAGCAGCCCGAAGCCATCGTCGACAAGGGCACCCCGTACGCCGACCTCCTCGTCCCCGATGTACGGACGTCGGTCACCGAGGGCGCCGTGGGAGTCTCGGTGGACTCGCCGGTGACGGTCAACGCGGCGACCGGTGTCCTCGGGGCGGTGACCTTGGTCAACGAACAGGGGCGCGCGGTCAAGGGTGACCTGAGCGCTGATGGCGTCACGTGGCGCTCGGCGGAGCCCCTGGGCTACAACCGCACGTACACCTTGAACGCCGAGGCGCTGGGCCTCGGTGGCGTCGCCCGCAGCACAGCGACGTTCGCAACCGCGTCGCCGAAGAGCCTCACCATGCCCTACGTGCTACCCAATGACGGTGAGGTCGTCGGCGTCGGCCAACCCATTTCCGTGCGTTTCGATGAGAACATCCCCGACCGGCTCGCCGCTCAGCGAGCCATCGCCGTCACGACCGAACCTCCCGTGGAGGGCGCCTTCTACTGGCTCAGCGATCGCGAGGTGCGTTGGCGCCCAGCGCAGTACTGGAAGCCCGGAACGGCGGTCAACGTCGAGGTCAACACCTACGGCGTCGACCTGGGCCAAGGATTGTTCGGCCAGGAAGACGTCTCACGCAACTTCACGGTTGGTGACGAGGTCATCGCGACGGCAGACGACGCCACCAAGACGATGACCGTGCGCGTCAACGGCGCGGTGGTCAGAACCATGCCGATCTCCATGGGAAAGAACTCCTCTCCCACCGACAACGGCACGTACATCATCGGCGACCGATACTCGTTCCTCGTCATGGACTCCTCGACCTACGGCGTCCCGGTGAACTCAGCCGAGGGATACCGCACCGAGGTCAACTGGGCCACTCAGATGTCCTACAGTGGGATCTACGTTCACTCCGCACCGTGGTCGGTGGGCAGCCAGGGCCGCGCCAACGTCAGCCATGGCTGCCTCAACGTCAACCCCGACAACGCCAAGTGGTTCTACGACACGGCCAAGCGCGGAGACGTCGTCCAGGTCATCAACACCGTCGGGCCCACGCTGCCCGGCATCGACGGGCTCGGCGATTGGAACATTCCATGGGATCAATGGAAGGCGGGCAACGCTACCGTCAGTGGCTAGTAGCGCCGCACGTTGTAGATGGGCGCCGACGATATCGGAGCCACCCTCACCGGCGTTCCATACGTCGAGGCGTGCACCATGTTTCCATCACCAATGTAGATGCCCGCATGTGAGGCGTCGGAGTAGAACGTGACGATGTCACCGGGCTGGACGTCGGACGCCGCGACGGGCTGTCCCCCCGCCGCAAGCGCTTGGCTCGATCGCGGGAGTGACTTGCCGTTCTGCAGGAACGCCCACTTGATCAGCCCCGAGCAGTCGAATGCGTCCGGCCCCGTGGCGCCCCAGGAGTACGGCGCACCCACCCGGGTCAGTGCCGCC contains:
- a CDS encoding L,D-transpeptidase; amino-acid sequence: MRGIDSAATTRRRGIWWTTVALLTTAGVVLGVSACGGPTPPPQQPEAIVDKGTPYADLLVPDVRTSVTEGAVGVSVDSPVTVNAATGVLGAVTLVNEQGRAVKGDLSADGVTWRSAEPLGYNRTYTLNAEALGLGGVARSTATFATASPKSLTMPYVLPNDGEVVGVGQPISVRFDENIPDRLAAQRAIAVTTEPPVEGAFYWLSDREVRWRPAQYWKPGTAVNVEVNTYGVDLGQGLFGQEDVSRNFTVGDEVIATADDATKTMTVRVNGAVVRTMPISMGKNSSPTDNGTYIIGDRYSFLVMDSSTYGVPVNSAEGYRTEVNWATQMSYSGIYVHSAPWSVGSQGRANVSHGCLNVNPDNAKWFYDTAKRGDVVQVINTVGPTLPGIDGLGDWNIPWDQWKAGNATVSG